The DNA segment AATGGTTGCAAATTCGAGCTAAATCACtattagcaaaaaaaaaaacaattaaatttcaaaaatagatATTGTCCCTTTTTGTTTTTCAacttaaaaaatcaaattgttGGGAAATTATGTATAGCTCACGCCACATAGGttcttcaaatatttcatcatTCCTTTCATCTCTGTTAAAAGCCCCTCTCCCTTAACATCCTCGTTACTATAAAGAAGCCTCACTTTCCGTCTCATAATTACCCACAATACACCTTACCTTTCCCCTTTcttccttcttcttcttcttcttcttcttcttcttgtgtATAATATTCTCCACTTAGATGGGTTAGTTGTAAGCTAATATAAGTGCATGGTTTTCGAATTCTTGGTCGTGATTTAATTTTCAGAAACATATGGATCATAAGCTCAACTTTGGGAGATTGCCTCCTGGTTTCAGATTTCACCCAACGGACGAAGAGCTTGTGGTACAATACTTGAAGCGCAAAGTGCTGTCCTATCCTTTACCTGCTTCAATTATCCCTGAAGTTGACGTTTGCAAGTTTGATCCTTGGGATTTGCCTGGTTGGTTCCTCGATTGCTTTAAGATAGTTCTTTTATTCAAAACTTTCCCACTCTCAAAATCAAGTCTTTTGAGCTTAGAACAGAAACAGCACGCTTTCATATTTGAAGTGGGTCATTCATGCTAATGGCATTGAGTTTGTATAGGTGGTTCTGAGCAAGAGAGATACTTTTTCAGCACCAGAGAGGTCAAGTATCCAAATGGGAATCGATCGAACCGGGCCACGAGTTCGGGGTACTGGAAGGCAACCGGTGTAGACAAGCAAATCGTGGGTTCCAGAAGCGGCCACCAGCCTGTTGGGATGAAAAAAACTCTAGTTTTCTACAGGGGGAAGCCTCCAAAGGGGGGCAGAACTGATTGGATCATGCACGAATATCGCCTCATCGACGATCAAAGCTCTGACCCACAAACCAAACTTTCAGCACAGGTGAAAACTGGATCAGACCCCTTCAGTTCATACCAAGCAACAACTGTAAAAGAATCGAATTTCATCTGTTTTATGTCGATTACTTTCTGCAGGAAAATTGGGTTCTCTGTAGAATATTTTTGAAGAGGAGGAACAAGAGCGATGGTGATGTTGCGACGGGGCCGgttttctttgattttatggCCCGGGAGAGGGCTGATTTGAACCTACTCCCGGCTTCATCATCCTCCGGTTCAAGTGGGATCACAGAGATCTCGAAAAACCAAGAAACGGATGATCATGAAGAAAGCAGTAGCTGCGATACTCTGCCCAACACTTTCAGAAGGAAGCCAGGcccttaaaaataaacatattaactaCTTACAAGAGTCTTTCTGATTAGATTTCAGGGACTCCTTTTACTCAAGAACCTGTTTAAATATGTATGTAGACTTGTGCAGAAACCAACAAACATGTTGAACCTAATGTTTCCATGTTTTTCAAGTTATCTTAATTAAGGAGCAACATAAGATCATTATATACTCAAATCAACATATTTCGGAGTTGATCCTTTGATTGGGGTAATCAATCTCGAGTCCATTGTCTTTTTCACCATGCAAAAAGCATTAGTATTAATAATTTTCCTGGTAATAACTGCTCCTGCCAagtttcatcgaagaaagttcagtaaaagaagaaagaaaaaaggcAGCACGTGCAAACATAAACCGATCTTTGGTAAAAGAGAATCTCTTTtccaaaacacaagaataagAACATATATTTTGCAAAATCTCATTCGCATAGGGTTCCCTTAGCCTTATTGCAAACTAAAAGGAGTTATTTTTTAGGTATCGAGTTCCCTGCGAGGGACCAATGTTTTTATTGAATCTTACAACtctcaatttaaaatttgagaagaagTTTAAAATGCCATATTTGGCATATATTTATTAGAACTTATAACAATATTGTTGCTACAACTACAGTCTATGTTAAACATAATTACACATTAACTTTTTGTAAAGCCAAAGGTCACGTTACTAAAtcgaatattatatatatacatgatattTGAGGAGTTTTTTTCCTAGTATAAAACAAATCcttaaaaaaacaagaaatgacCGATCATTGGAAAATCTAGTTCTTAATGACCAAATAATTATCGTAATTGCTTATTCTTGCAAGTTCTGTTTTTTCTTCGTGCAAGTTATGCTATTCATacaatttgatttgattgggCGACACAACCAAGAATTTCAATCATTAGGGCCTAGGGTTGAAGAAATCCATGCAAGATTCCTTTCATTTGACAAATAAAAGATGGTAGACCTccccaatatatatatatatatatatatatatgttatgaaatgaCAAAGATTAGGCAAAGTGATACTCCCACAATCTCCCAACTGCTGTATATAACTTTGACTTAAATTTCCTTAATACAGAAATAGACCATGCAAAAGGTTGTCATATCCCAACAGTACCAGGAGTCACGCCTCCTACTTATAATAGATGAAAGtacattttattattaattaatttttgtcttttatttaaactgaaaaataaaaattttacatttttagaTTAATTCGACTTGATCTAGTGATAAGATTTATTCATAAATTTGGTTGACCTAATCTAATCTTGTTATTTATCTATTATGATTTGTTTTTTGTATTTATCTTTAAGATATATCTTATATTTGAATAGAGTCTTATTCTTAATAAACTCTTGTTTCCATGTTTGTAGGATTTTGTTCTTATGGAAAGATAATTAGGTCAAGATATGAAGATATATATTATGTATCTTGAGAAGAATTGGACAGCTTTTAGGGGATATTTACGAAGCTGCTGGAATGGTTCTCTGAAAATACCAGACATTCAGAGTTGAAGATGATTTTCATGTTGAAGAATTTGAGTGATTGTGTTTAAATCGGTTTGGGGGAAaatagttgagctacaatagctcgattcttgaaatattgaacaccgatgaattaaatcgagtttggtgttcaaaccaagcggaatacactcgaaataatccttcgtagaaaccgattaaatattttataaatcatttaaaagatatgcaggttgaatgagtaaaaatattttggttgaagcattttatcaaacaccttgtatacaatattttggtatttgaagaacacaaaaaatgcttcaacaatacatctttaaaagcaatgaaaattataagtaaatgcaattaaaaaaaatagacacgaacttgtttatggatgttcgtagACTTCAAATGTTTCTATGTCACCcattcttccccttgggaaggattcactagaagactttgatttgaacaacaccttgtacaaaatcatttcaacttaggacttatctcttgcctaattgaaactcctagcactcaagattgtaggcatgtaacgccccgaaaattcgaaggtccacgcgaaccacatgcatgtaaattattaaattctcttgtattttaattaaatgttttaattgcatgaattaattatgttgtgcatatttacatgtttaaattatatttttctacgTGGTCGCATTaagatgtatttttaaaggttattcgagttgcgatcgaagaacggagaccgagagctgaaaaatataaaatgtttttattaaacaattgttttaattatttaaaatatggatgatgcttttttagtatttttgaaaataaggggttttgaggtgattttatacgccatgacgtaaattttatcggttttggtttttcaacaaaaactcGAACGTTGTGGCAACCCatctaataaattcacaaacttatttaagcaaaattattttaaatattttaattaaacactaataggctaaatgggcttaattaagtcgattaatgggcctaaccatgttagtggattaattaatatataatatactaaGTTCACCCCACAATTCTTAAAACCCCACGCCTCAATCTCCAAGGCAATTCAAACTCTTTCTCCCTAGCAAAAACATCACATGCACACACAAGAGCAAGAAGGAAAAAGCATCAAGTTTGCTAGAGTTTTCAAGCCGTCGTTCCTCGTCGCCATTCTTCAAATCGTCAACGATAATTCGTGCGTtttatacgcaaaggcacgtctattctttccttcaaacatcatcacaccatattatgattttatgcatgttttgtATGGAAATCAAGTGGCATGAAACTTATTTTCGTTTTTCACATGAGTATGGGTTATAAAAGCTCAAGTTTGTTGCAAATTCACGTTATTATGATTTGAAAAGGGCTGTCATGACTAGGACACGTTCAAGTATGGATTTACACGAATTTTAGAGTCCTAAGATCACACTACACACGCTAGAAAGCACGAAACAACAAGCTGGTAAAGCGTGTTGTTGTCATGGGAAGATAAGGGTCCGGTCTTCGTCCTTGATGGCTCGGCTGGGTTCAGGGACTAGCCAAGATCGTGGGGGAGTCAAGGCTAGAGTTCTagtcatgctaggactcgagctaagtgggcggggaggagtccttgccaacaaggactcctccccGAGAGTTTCATGAGGCACGCGCATGTTTGTAGAATTGCGCAGGTAGAAGGGCTCGGCCTGGGTTCGAGGGCTGGGCTTGAGTGAGTCCTTAGGGCCCTAGGTGAGTGCACATGGGTCTGGTTCAAGTGCTGGGTCACGGTACATGGTCCTAAGTACCAAAAAAAAAGAGTCCTAACACTATGGGAGTTCTCGGCCAGCACATGGGTGGGGTTGGGAGCTTCGGTTTCTTGATTTGGGAAGGTTTCTAAGGGAtccaagggtccagtagggtgctCTAATGGGTTGTTCAGGGTTTGGTTCAAcatggctcgagggtggctcgaggaAATCGAGACATGGCTCGAGGTCGAAACAAAtaggtcaagttagggttttaaaagctaaaataatcgaaacacggctcacgggggtcgagtcgtggttcacgagggttaaaataatataaaaagactaaattttgaatttaggttttttatattaaagttagGGGTTTTTCGGGAAATAAACGCGttcaaaacgactaattacgaattaattaaaaagcctagttttgaagctaaataaaattatgaaaattttaatttaggcttaaataattatttgggacatgttaaagtcaaagaattaagaaaaagtcaaaaacgtgaaattttacgtctaggggtaaaacgatatTTTCAcgcctaaaaattagtaaacgtcatggcagtgtcctgaatgctgttttatatgctaatattattattttcaatgattatggatgtttatgaatttttatgtcaatatgtcaattttaaaggtttatggaatttttatgtttatggattattatgttaaaatgtttattttaaacgtttatgatttaaatatttattttaaacttttatgatgttaaaacgtttattttaaatgtttatgaagttttaatatgttaaaaaggttatttttaaaattttttatgaattttgtgATTTAacgtggacatttaaaagacatgtgcatgcttggtttaaaagaaaaacgttatatgcatgtttaaattttataaagtgatgaaaatatgaaacgttgaaggaagtaaagtaattgtgactaataccatgatatgttggaaatttcatgagggttatggtcccagtgggagcccgacggtcgtatttccttggatacggatatgtatatgaacccgatgatatgttaatatgtaaggccaaggcacAGTTGACAgctgagagtgtcgctggtgtccccgcctcccagtactatggttacatgtagatgaatccatcgcccaacacgtatatgaacacgaaagtcacaatcaacgatctgaattcaacaaaacacgtatatgaacatgaatatggatatgtatatgttgaggatgatatgtaTATGCTTATAATGATTCGAAAACATTTATAATTTtacacgtttatgaaaatgtttatgtttaaaatttatgctttatgatgaaaatgatattttaagtacaagtatttttcaccgTTGTATGTAAcatgtattacgtattactcgttatcaagaatatgatgtgttgtgtctttagactcactaggtgtgattgatgcagataATTATGATAAGAATGTTTTTGGAGGTCTtaatggttgatctgactggactgaaggtgcacataacccgaggaccgacgctcgTTTTCCGCAATagttacgatttatgattttaagtgatgttaaTGATATTCTTacgatgatttatttatgaaagattttgagaggttatagtatgggctatacttttcaaataatgtttttagtttagtaaaatgtaagaaaatttttatcctaaactatttcctttggttttaaaatattagttggttgatttattctaaaatgatatcaaaaatattttatacaaatatgtatggttcggccgatgctatgtaaggtttgaaaaaaaaaaatttctagcaagttttaagaaaacgaatagcagacgtctcaaggcagcacctcacaatcagaaTATTATTtcatgtctcatatgcaaagactacaaacacaatgttttacgtctttgtgtaaaGACTTACTCAACTaatttttgaagttcaactctcttgtatatgtgtgagtgattgtgtgtgatgaatttatcagttacagtatacatctcaaatgtatcctcacacaaggtcttgtgctctcaactagctgatttcttcttgctcactgcccatgctttgaatccaattcaaaagctcttgtttgatcttcaagatgttgtatttataagctccaacaatgatatatacgttagacacaagaatatgaccgtttggaaagtttctgtactgtttctgaaattgcaacggtcaaattcgccttgctggatattttcccgactggtcaaccctggtcaactcaactagtcgttcagttcaactggtcagcagctggttcagttggtcagctgctggttcagttcaactggttctgttgatcagcagctggttcggttcagttggtcagcagctggtctggttcagttggttAGCTGcgggttcagttcagttgatcaGCCACTGGTTCAGTTTAGTTAAGCTGGTCAATAactagttcagttcagttcagttcagctggtcagcagctggttcagttcagtttcaactggtgtgctgaaatcagccttgctgatttcagtttgtgcagaaccagtagATTCATAgccatttatcagcatcttaagcttcgattcagactttgacttctgaagattatttgtagatcattgtcttatctttaCAACATATACTGAACTGCTTCATTTtaataaccgagctgagagatatgcccaaaataccgcagctgctcaaacccaacttaTTGATGTCTTCGTGCGATCAGTTACGATCAGTTTGAACTAGATAAATTCCGATTCTACCCAATTGACGTGAAATACTACTTGTTCCAAATTGCGTTTTCTACTCAGTTCGGTTGGCaaattgtcatttgaatcatctagctgggagatatcatcaaaacacagaaactcgccagaaattcagtttgtacaaaattcagtttcagcttgcttcttgttttaataacttcacacttgagtaaatatgttagaaacacaataacaagttttgttaacatcaaaatcaagattgcgaacatgaaatgttccaacagatTGATTCACATTCATGCCGTGTTACAGATTGGCGTTGAAGAAACACGAAGAACGACACTGACTCAAAGTGTTGATCAAGAGTgttcttttatttgttttaagcaACTTCGATTTATGCATCTTGTTTTTAATATtggtttattttgatgtattttaatTCCTTGGAGGGTCAAGTATTTGTACTCGGGCATAAATTAAATCCGGTCTCTATTTATTCAAGTAATACTCGtgtgttaaataattaatttccgctgcatgttATGTGctcgtgttgacaacaccaGAACATAACAATAActtctgatacacacaatatattaatttccTGAACATTTATGATCAACAACCcctcctttcaagtggtattaGAGCCAACGCTTGATATACTAAATGATTGATCCTGTTTTACTATTGTTTTTACAGGATTATATCAATAAATCAATGGACGCATTGGATTCAAGTGCCGTCTTTAGACCACCGGTATTGGATGGATCGAATTATGCGTTTTGGAAAGTCAAGATGAGGTTGTACATAAAATCCATCGAGGAAAGAGCGTGGCAACGAGTTTTAGATGGTTTTTCACCACCTAGAATTGTCGATGCAGATGGTGACAGCCGAGTAAAGCCTGAGAATGCATGGACTAATGATGATTTTCATacctcaaattttaattataaggCACTTAATGCTATATTTATCTCGATTGATGTCAACATGTTCAGCCTAATTACAAATTGCATATCTGCTAAAGAAGCATGTGACATTCTCCAAAAGCACTGCGAAGGATCTGAAAGTGCCCGCAGAACCAAACTGAGGAAGCTGACCTCCGAATTTGAGAGCCTAACGATGGAAGACAATGAAACAATTATTGAATATAATCGAAGACTTTGAGATATTGCCAATGAAGCCTTTAGTCTAAGTGATCCTATGTCTAATGAAACGCTCGTCAGAAAGGTATTAAGATCTCTTCCTGAACGATTTAACATCAAGATTTGTGCCATTGATGAATCAAAGGACACGTCTAATCTGAATCTAGAAGATTTGATAAGCTCTCTTAGGacttttgagatgaatttggaTATACGGAAAAGCAATAAAGGGAAGGCCATTGCATTGCAAGCTACTGATGACTCCGTCAACAATCTAATTCAAGAAGCTAATGAATCTGATCTCGGTGAGGAGTCAATCTCCTTGATTACTAATAAGTTTGGTGATTACTTAAAGAGAATGAGAGACAAGAAGAAAAACATGTCAACACCCAAACCTTCTTTTGTCCCTTTTGAGAGAAATAAAGTGTCTACACCTACTAAAGCGAATTTTAAACCAAGAAATGAAGTGATGGCTCGACTAGAAACTAAAAGATTGGATTCTGTACAATGTAGAGAGTGTTCTAGATATGGACATTATGCAAATGAGTGTGCCAATCGGCTTCGTAGAAATAAAATCATGGCAGTTTCCTTGAGTTATGAAGATTATAATTAAGAACTTGGATCCAGTAAAGGAGATGATTTTACTTCTTTGTTACCGTTTTGAAGAGCTCACGTCAACTGCAAATCAATCCACTTGGTGTTGCCACTGGTGTTGCAACACCAGGCTGCAACACTATCTCAAAGTCATTGTGTCTGAATGTTAAATCTCTGGAGAACTCCGACTTTGACGAAATCCAAGAATCTGGTCAAGAAGAGCTTACCGTAGAGACCGTTCAGATGATGTATGAAGAGCTATATGATGACTGGCTCaaaaaaaatgagacaaaatCAATGCTTTCAAAAGAAAATACTGAGCTGAAAGGCAGCTTGTCTCGACTTGAAATCTTATTAAGCAGAAAGGATCTTGAACTTTGCAAAGCCAAAGATAATCATGAGAAGGCCTCAAAAACTCTTGCTAAATTCAACTCAAGCTCATCAAAGCTTGACTCAATGCTAACTATTGGAAAGGATGGCAGAGCTGGTCTTGGATATGTCTAAAGCATAGATGAACATCGTGAATCTTCCAACTCCGGATCAAAATCAATTGTGTTTGTAAAGATAAGTAAATACAACTATGTCCTCTTAAGAGTGAACCCTTCTATGAAGACTCTGCCAATCTCAAAGCTAGCCTCGGAACAAAGACTAAAACAAAACAGAGCTTCTTTCTCTCCTTTGAAAGTTGACTTGCGAGTGAAGATGTCACAACCCAAGAAACCAGTGTCAACTTCtaaatcaaagaaaagaaagcgACGCTTTATCTGTCACTACTGCCATAAGCCTGGGCACATCCTCTTCTGCTTCAGACTAAGAGATAACTACTTAAGTTGGCAATCAAATCGGGTGGTGCACAAGGTGTTGCACAACACTACAGTCAAAACTTCATCCACAAAGAAAATATGGGTACCCAAAACAGTTATTCGATGCAATGTCatctatatttctttaaaaaCTAACATTGCTGGAACCTGATACTTAGATAGTGGGTGTTCACGTCACATGACAGGATCCAAAAAACAGCTCATGAAGTATGTTGAAATAAAAAGTTGGCGCGTAACCTATGGTGGTGGTGCCAAAAGAAGAATTGTAGGCAAATGAACCTTAAATGTTGATGGGCTTCCTGAACTTCATAATGTTCTACACGTCGAAGgacttaattaaaatttaatacgAATAAGTCAACTCTGTGATGATGATTTACATGTCaggtttaataaaaataattgtgaagttTTTAACGATGCCAATGTTTGTGTAAAGTCAGGTGCATGATCTGCTGACAATTGATATCAACTGTGAGAAGGTGATGATTGTCGTAGTGCCAAGGTGAGTGATCTAGTCCTCTGGTATCAAAAACTGTGACATCAGTGGAAGTTTGATGCTGTGAGAGGTATGCCAAATTTGAGTTCAGGTAATGCTTATGTCTATGGACCGTGTCAGAAGGTAAACAAACTCGTGTTGCACACCCGGTGTTGCAACACTTTGGGACAACACGGTGCCTTGAACTCTTGCACATAGATCTAATGGGTCCAATGGATGTTGAGAGCTTGGGTGGTAAGAAATACTCATTTGtatgtgttgatgatttttcgcGTTTTACTAGGGTAAGTTTCCTTAGAGAAAAATTTGAGACGTTTGATGTCTTTAAGAAATTGCATGCTAGAATAACAAACTTGCACGAAGTGTGCGTAGTTAAATTAAGAACTTTTCATGGTAAAAAGttcgaaaattttcattttacttCTTTGTACGAAAAGAAAGGATATTCCATGTCACCATATATTCAAGCCAAAACAATGAAACAagcacaaaaataataaaactagCAAGACTCTTTCATGGGACCATTTCCAGCTCAATAAAATCAATAAGCAGCAACAGAGTATAGCATCTTCAAGACGTAACATTGCAAGAGATAACAAGGATAATATCACTTCAAGTAATAGGCACATTtcaagaataatattttttcaaatgaaagaTATTCTACAGTCTCTTAAGAGAGTATCCCTGAGCATCTTCCAGTTAAAAGGCTCCCGAGCTAACTTTCCGAGTAATTTTAAAAGGTCTTTCCCATCGAGCTTCTAACTTGCCTACATCTCCGGTTGGATTTAATCTTTTCATGACTAAATCTCCTATCTGAAAGTCCCGGATCCGGACTCGTTTATTGTATGATTTCATAACCCGGCCCCAATAAGCTTTCATCTGAACCATTGCCCGCTCTCTTTTCTTTTCCACCAGATCTAGTTCAATTGCCCAGCTTTGATCATTATTTTCCaggtaagattctacccggaCGGAAGATTGCCCAATTTCCACAGGTAATACTGCTTCAGAACCATAGACCAAattgaaaggagtttcttgagtGGGAGCTCGTGGTGTAGTCATGTATTCCCAGAGAACACCAGGTAGCTCCTCCACCTagtcttttcttttttcttgcaGTCGAGTTTTCAAGGCCTGCACAATAATTCTGTTTATTACATCTGTCTGCCCATTTGCTTGGAGGTAAGCAACTGAGGTGAAAGACAGAGTGATCTTCATTTCATTGCATCAGGACGTTATCTTTTTCTCTTGAAATTGGCTTCCATGGCCTGAAATTAATCTCCTGGGGATCCCGAACCGTCATACAATGTTTTTTCAGAGAAATTTCAACACTTTTTCCTCGGTGATTTTAGACAGAGGTTCAGCCATGAACCATTTGTAGAAGTAGTCTACTGCTACCACAAGAAGCTTCTTTTGAGCTCGAGATACTGAGAAGGGTCCCACAATGTCCATACCCCATTGGTCAAAGGGACAAGATGCCCAAATAGGTTTCATAGGAGTGGTCGGGCTGTGTTGAAAGTTGGAATGTTGTTGACACCTTTCACATGCTCGAACCACCCGGGAAGAGTCTTGGCTCATACTGGGCCACCAGAACCCGGCCAACATTGCTTTCCGAGCCAACGCTGTTCTCTCGAGATGCTCCCCGCAACATCCCACATGTATTTTTCGGAGGACATATTCTACCTCTTCCATAGCTAAGAATTTCAACAAAGGTCCCTGGTATCATCTCCTATATAAGAATTGATCCAAAAGAACGAACCTGAGagcttgtttttttattttctaggcTTGAGCTCGATCCTCGGGTAATATATTATGGGCAATGAATTTGATCAGTGGTGTTATCCATGAGTCCTCTTGCATCGGTAGTACTTCCTCCTCAGTAGAGAGAATCAATCGATTGACGTGTAATACCTCTCGAGTATTGACTTCTGACAAGGAGGCGGCCATTTTAGCCAAGGTATCTGCTTCATCGTTCTCACTTCGATGGATCTGCTCAACGCTCCAATCCACAAAAGATTCTATCTGGATTTTAACGGATTTCATGTACTTGAGCATTTTGTCA comes from the Primulina huaijiensis isolate GDHJ02 chromosome 8, ASM1229523v2, whole genome shotgun sequence genome and includes:
- the LOC140982232 gene encoding NAC domain-containing protein 83-like gives rise to the protein MDHKLNFGRLPPGFRFHPTDEELVVQYLKRKVLSYPLPASIIPEVDVCKFDPWDLPGGSEQERYFFSTREVKYPNGNRSNRATSSGYWKATGVDKQIVGSRSGHQPVGMKKTLVFYRGKPPKGGRTDWIMHEYRLIDDQSSDPQTKLSAQENWVLCRIFLKRRNKSDGDVATGPVFFDFMARERADLNLLPASSSSGSSGITEISKNQETDDHEESSSCDTLPNTFRRKPGP
- the LOC140982051 gene encoding uncharacterized protein, giving the protein MTTPRAPTQETPFNLVYGSEAVLPVEIGQSSVRVESYLENNDQSWAIELDLVEKKRERAMVQMKAYWGRVMKSYNKRVRIRDFQIGDLVMKRLNPTGDVGKLEARWERPFKITRKVSSGAF